The Triticum aestivum cultivar Chinese Spring chromosome 5A, IWGSC CS RefSeq v2.1, whole genome shotgun sequence genomic sequence tgcatacaccgaaagagaagaagagacgatgcagcaccctcacagttgggaactctggcatgaacatgtcttggatatcgatataggttcctgattccgctgctgcagggtgtggaggagctggacaacagagtcatatgcatcaaaataagaaccaaatctcctctcaagcgccgcatgcttagccctccaagccttgccataagaaattctgtacttgaacccggcgaagacttttgtctggactgccttcacttccatagctttgccctgcactatctcatcgtaaaacaaccgagcaataagcgtggatgaaaggttggcatgatcctgagggatgcagggaataagacaagtgtgattaactaagtcacttatcaccctacttgtgccatacttagggagaaagccgtgcaccctggcgggacaatctgcgttcttgcataccattgtcaggaatttctgactggacacctgAGTTGTGAAAACCCTTTGTGTGGACATTGCCCAGTTAATTATTGCATCTttcagggcttgcttgttcggatacatagcacccgtcgcaatattgttctggtgatattgccaggctgaatcatgttcatcattcacggtcattgcagatgagAAGTCATGATTCCATGATGCAGGATTCaggacctcctctgcattttcttcttcatctgactcgtcagaatcatcggcatgacccctttcaacatcggtgtcttcttcttccatctggtcctgcatgtgcccatctacctcgtcagcgtccacctcgccattgtaatcaccatcggcatttcctccttctacctgactactctgccctggttcataaccataagcatttcctccttctacctgactgctctgtccttgttcgtaaccatcATCTCCAGCATTTGACATAGATAACTGCCTCCCTACACTGCTATGACCAGGATCgtagccaccctcgccttcatgtgcagtgacctccttcacaACGGGAAGaactaaagcaacaggattgcatccccttcgttcacaaccttgtaaccaccgcacccatTCGGAGTCTCGCTCTAtcggcctcaaataaaagtaaattattgaacttgaccgtgtccacaatgcatgaacaccgacggtgtgtgtttcagtatcaagacctaaaccCAATGTGAGTTTTTTCTATTTTGACTTACTCCCCCGCCACGAGCGAACGGGAATCCGCAATTCATTCTTTCAACTGACTAACAAACCATGTTTGAGGTGCGCTCATTGGCACATCTATatgagtaaattcactcagatctgctcccatctcagttgtttggacagtaccaggaccataGCAAAATATGAAGTTCACTACATCAGACATCTCAGCTCACCTATTTTTTTCAACAACGAAATACAGGCATTAAGCAACAACTTAATATACCCCCACTAAgaaatattagacatgtctatatattagctagctatatattacagaatattaacggagcaactaatacaaGTATTAAGCACCAACTTAAAATGCTCACCAAGAACACTAAATATTTACGTTTACTACCGGAGCAACTCCAATTACTGACACACCTAAATATATTTATGTTTACTACTGgagcaaataacaataatcgcacaccgGAACCGGGAaataaaatgctcaccacgaccacctaAATATATTTACGTTACTACCGGAGCAAATAACAATAATTGCACACCGGTACCGGGAaataaaatgctcaccacgactACCTAAATATATTTACATTACTACCGGAGCAAATAACAATAATTGCACGCAACTTTGAAAATAAAAATGTTTGTTGAAATATACCCTTGTAGCGTGCATGCGAACGACGAACGGCGGCCTTCAATCACCGGAACTGGAGCCGGAAACTCCACCAAACTACcggagcttcacctccaccacactgccccagcttcagtaccaccacctccacctccaccaccgccacaaccttcACCAATGCGCTGAAAATATGCTCCaacaaaatgctcaccacgaccaccacaagctaccccatcagtagatcgaggTCTCTTTTGGCTCCCCTAACTATGTAgaacccattcacggtgccaaatCCGCGAAAAAACGGGTCATTTTGGTGTATTAATTGGAGCTAGTTCGTgtaagagagaggaggaaggaagaaTATAGAGAAGCTTGCGGTGGGAGAAAGGgaaagaagaaggagaggagaaaGAGACGCGTGCTGCGGGGCCGCCTCCTTGtcggccagcagctggccgatcggTCGGCCAACACCTGGCTGACTGGGTCGCCCGTGACCCAGCCCGCGCCGACAGCCAGCGCCCGACGTGGCCTGGCCAATAGTCGGCCTCCGCGTGGCCGAGAAGCCACCTGTCGGCTCGCAGTTGGCCGATAAGACCCAGTCAGCCTGCTGCTAGCTGACTAGGACCAGTCGGCCAGCTGctggccgacggtgtattatttttgaaaataattttttgggcgtaatatttATGCAAATTactaaaaaaatgtattattttaaaaaattagCTAAATTTGATGTTCTCGAATCTTCTAAAAGAAATTTCGACAGCCATCTTGCAGAATATAAGCCACTGCCAAGCTTTTCTGACGTCATCTATGCATCACTGGTAGTAATACTAGTAAACGTGGCAATAAAAATGATTTGCTTAATAAGCTAAAAGAAAACAGGAGCTGCTACGGATGAGCGAGTTGACCTTTGACTTTCTTCCGTCTGACTATAGTATACTAGCCATCACACACTTGTCTCCATGTCCAGCCTCTCTCTGACGGTCCGACCCCACAACGAAGTCAGCCCCCTCCCTCCTCGGCCGAACGAACGTAGGTAGCCACGCACGTACGTCAGCGCGCGCGTCGCAGTCCATCCATCCACTGCCCAAGACCATCGAGAAGCAGAGCAGCGAGGCTCCGCGTCCACACGTTTTCCTCCTGTGCAGAAAATGGGAAGATCAACGACGCATATCCATCCTCCTGGCGCCGCTCTGTCAACGACATCCGCGCCGCGTTGCTGTCGATGTTCCCAGGGTGGTATATAACCGCCTCCCCTCGCCAGCGCCTCCCGCCTCACTCCAATTTCAAGCACGTACGCCACCCTCCAAGCTCTCAGGCCTCTCTCTCTCCAGTCTCTACGCACAGCCATGGCCACTGCGAACCAGGACTGCGCCGCGACGCTCCACGACCATCGCGGAGGCACGGCAGCGACGGGGCTCCACGGCCGGACGATCTCCTCCGAGCAGGAGCACGGCATCATCGTGGCCGCGCTGCGGCACGTCGTCTCCGGGTACACCACGGCGCCGCCGGAGGTCGTCGTGGCCGTGGCGTGCGGGCGGTGCGGCATCGACGGCTGCCTCGGGTGCGACTTCTTCGGGGCCGCcgagccggaggcggcggcggcggccgtgcccGCGGGAGGGGTGCAGAGGAAGCGGCGGAGGAAGAAGAACGTCTACCGCGGCGTGCGGCAGCGGCCGTGGGGCAAGTGGGCGGCGGAGATCCGCGACCCGCGCCGCGCGGTGCGCAAGTGGCTCGGGACCTTCGacaccgccgaggaggccgcgcgggCGTACGACCTCGCCGCGCTCGAGTTCCGCGGCCCGCGCGCCAGGCTCAACTTCCCGTGCTCCGACGGGCCCCTGCGTGAGCACGGGAGCGGCAATGGCGGCGATGGTGACGCTGGCGCGGCGCCGCAGAACGAGACTCTGGCCACGCCGTCGCCGTGCAGCACGGACGCCGGCCAGAGGACGCCGGGAGAGTGGCAGCTGGGTGCGGGCGGAGCCGGCGACCAGCTGTGGAAAGGCCTGCAGGATCTCATGACGATAGATGGAGAGGACCCGTGGTTCGCGCCATTTTCGAGTCCAGCATAGGTGTATTTGAGATCTTGTATATAAGGATGATTACTGATAGTGACAGATACCAGCTGTTGGGAACAGACTAACTGAGAAACGTAGTGATTTATTCGTTCGATTTGTTGAGACAAAGCATTGCCAGCACACAGTCGTTAGTTCGTTACACTTGTTAAGCATCACGACTACTCCCCCTCCCTCCGTAAACTATTATAAAAGCATTTTTATCATTATTTTAGCTAtcaaaacgcttttatattagtttataaAGAAAGCACTGTTTATCACCTGAATGAAGAAATGAACGCACTGTGTAATATCATGGGTTGTACGAAAAACCTACCACTCAAATGGTAACTCGTGAAAAGAATGAGGCCACTCAAATATATCATGTTGTCTCGTATGAAGATACTCcttttgtaaactaatataagagcatttagatcactattttagtgttctaaacgcttttatattaatttataaaggGAGTACATGTCTTCTCAGAATATTAATTATAATAAACAAACAAACTAGACATACATCACATCTATCGAACTATTTCTTTTTAATAGTAATATTTGAGGACGTGAATAACTCTAGATTTAGGGGCCGTTCTGAATTCCTCCCACTCCACGCTTCACAAACTTCTCGTGCGGAGCCAAGTCGAACGATCTAGCTCCATGAAGCTAGCTTCAGAAAGTTGTGGTCGATCGAAGTGCAAAACCCTGGAGTGAGGAAAGCCCAACACCATCAGAACGAGAATCTGGAGTGAAAATGATTCATCCCCTCATGTaacgctccgttctcctccggtggtcacttCTACCATTTCTTTCGTGTGtgcggattaaacatttccggattggaccgagagtggccaagcggccttggtttaccaccggtagaccgcctatcaagtttcgtaccatttggacttcgtttgatgctccaacggttaaccaagggaccgaaaaggcctcgtgtgtgttgcagcccaacacccttccaatttgacccaaaacccacctaaaccctctccatcatctcggtcgttcgatcacaatcgcgtggccgaaaaccgcacctcatttggactctcctagccccctttacctataaaagagcacccctccccgaaatttcggatcatttcgcggatgaaccctagatccactcctccccgcgccgccggacatgtccgcccggcggccggacacgtccaaccgccCGCCGCAGCAAATCACGTCGCGCCACCTGTCCTCCGCCGCCATCCTCGCgtcgccggcccgcggagcccagatCGGACCCGCGCGAGCCcacaccgccgccgtcgcccgcccgTTTCgacccgccgcctcctcgccggNNNNNNNNNNNNNNNNNNNNNNNNNNNNNNNNNNNNNNNNNNNNNNNNNNNNNNNNNNNNNNNNNNNNNNNNNNNNNNNNNNNNNNNNNNNNNNNNNNNNNNNNNNNNNNNNNNNNNNNNNNNNNNNNNNNNNNNNNNNNNNNNNNNNNNNNNNNNNNNNNNNNNNNNNNNNNNNNNNNNNNNNNNNNNNNNNNNNNNNNNNNNNNNNNNNNNNNNNNNNNNNNNNNNNNNNNNNNNNNNNNNNNNNNNNNNNNNNNNNNNNNNNNNNNNNNNNNNNNNNNNNNNNNNNNNNNNNNNNNNNNNNNNNNNNNNNNNNNNNNNNNNNNNNNNNNNNNNNNNNNNNNNNNNNNNNNNNNNNNNNNNNNNNNNNNNNNNNNNNNNNNNNNNNNNNNNNNNGCCGCCACCGCCTTCCGCGGAGGAGCCCGCAACCACCGCCGCCCGGCTCCCATGCCTGCGCCGCCTCCCGCTCGCGGGCGAGCCCATTCGCCGCCTCGGGCGCCATCGCCGgcgtggccatccgcctccccgacCGCGCTACTCCGGCACCGCCGGCCTCGCCACGGCCGCCTGCAACCTCCTCGCCGCCAGCGTCCTCTCCGGCCACCGGATCCGgccctcctccggcctcctcctcgtctccggcctccttctccgtctccagcgcaactccggccaactccggcgagataTCGTCGGGATGGATCagatccacccatccctccaaccaaacggCTCCTTCCCCATgttccggatccctccgtcccgcgttgactttcgcggaggtataaaTTCCACTAAGTCTCCGAAATTTCCAGATCCATATGCccttgttcatcgtgccgtaactttgcatccgtatctccgttttgggcatatagcatatcaaaatgttcctctcagggagcacatcatttcatctcattgcatcattttcatttgagtgcatcttgatgtccgaaatgctgttataagagtgctacttgagttatttgtcagatctgctgctccatttagatatttgtcatttttgccatgattattgtgtgcatgatatgcccatgagctctacatatgttttgttaagggttttgccatctttgcagaggtgaaacccatgtatttttgtgatgtgtgtggtgactagcacaagcttgcaaagtgaggcacttggtaatgctgatttcagggacttggcatttccacttaactccttaatctgtttatctcattatgccatatgttcatgttgtttcctagtgatccgtgcctcttttgaggatgatcagtaaggatgttttgttaatattgtagtgctctatccatccatgtctttgtttgcaattatggagcaccctagcttgagtcaatcgagctctacttttgctatttcgtgaatctgggcagattgtctacttgttagcgattttgccgaggatgttgtagttgatccgtgtatgccatgttattgttcttgccatgtctagcttgtattttgtgtattcttgatgggtgcatgcttagattggcatgacttgctctgtagtgagtgcatcgagcttgtaaacatgcctacttgatatctgtttcagcatgctccagttttcaccaagtctgagaactgattgtgtttttgccatgttcacatgcttgcaattgtattttctgatcccttttggctcaaggtcactaagggacttttgttaagctctttgaggagctccatgccatgctttactttgccatgttcagttcctgtagcatctagttttcatgctccaaagtgtgctacctgatctgaaattccagacaagtgttaatttcactgtctAAGATTTGTTtaccgtttgcatttttgccatgcttgtttgaacctgttaagggatgaattgaccgtagctcagtgttcatcttttgttaagcatcttgaatgcatccctgccatgtatttttatgccatgtttgagtgctgtagcatgtttatctcgttgcatttagatggctacttgctgtaaatcgcagtacgtggtcatatttgaattgcttgccgtttccaaaccgtaactccgatcccgacattctttatatcgttttcaagagatttcatctcatctttccagtggcacacttggatttccatgttgaggccaggttctttcattccttgcaaatcatgcatacgcatcgcataccgcatcccgcatatcataccatgttcatatgttggttgtttaccatgttgtgtacttatttccggtgtttgcttctttgggttggttccgggaacgtcgtgtttgtgaggacccgttcgtatacgtccgtttttcttcttcatggactcgttcttcttccttgcgggatttcaggcaagatgttcataccctcgaaatcacttctatctttgcttgctagatgctcgctcttttgctatgcctatgctgcgatacctaccacttgtttatcatgcctcccatattgttgaaccaagcctctaacccaccttgtcctagcaaaccgttgcttggctatgttaccgctttgctcagcccctcttatagcgttgttagttgcaggtgaagattgaagtttgttccttgtcggaacatggagttgttgttccttgttggaacatgtttacttgttgggatatcactatatatcttatttaattaatgcatctatatacttggtaaagggtggaaggctcggccttatgcctggtgttttgttccactcttgccgccctagtttccgtcatatcggtgttatgttcccggattttgcgttccttacgtggttgggtaataatgggaaccccttgatagttcgccttgattaaagcttttccagcaattcccaacattggtcttaccattcgccacctagcttttcttttcccttgggggtcgcgcgcccaagggtcatcattattttaaccccccccctccccccggggccaatgctcctctgagtgttggtccaaccaagcgatgtctggggctaccaggggcaactctgggctggcctacccgacgtcttgctcatccggtgtgccctgagaacgagatatgtgcagctcctatcgggatttatcggcacatctgggtggtgttgctggatttgttttaacttgtcgaagtgtcttgttgtaccgggatactgagtctgatcggaatgtctcgggaggaggtctattccttcgttgaccgtgagagcttgtcatgggctaagttgggacacccctgcagggatttgaactttcgaaagccgtgcctgcggttatgggcagatgggaattttttaatgtccggttgtagataacttgaaccttaacttaattaaaatgagtcaactgcgtgtgtaaccgtgatggtctctttccggcggagtccgggaagcgaacacggtgttggagttatgcttgacgtaggttgttttaggatcacttcttgatcatagatttttgaccgtgcttttgccttctcttctcgctctcatttgcgtatgttagccaccatatatgctagtcgcttgctgcagctccacctcatacctttaccttacccataagcttaaatagtcttgatcgcgagggtgtgagattgctgagtccccgtgactcacagatacttccaaaaccagcttgtaggtgccgatgagtccgtgtagatgacgcaaccaagctcaggaggagctcgatgaagatcttgtcctttgtgttgtttcgttctagttggtcagtagtggagcccagttggggtcgatcggggacctttgtcgcatttggggttcttcttttattttggttccgtagtcggaccttgattgtatctggatgatgtaatgctttattcttgtatttgtgtgaagtggcgattgtaagccaactatgtatctctttcccttatgtattacatgggttgtgtgaagattacctcacttgcgacattgctttcaatgcggttatgcctctaagtcatgcttcgacacgtgggagatatagccgcatcgagggcgttacaagttggtatcagagccttccccgaccttaggagccccattgcttgatcgttttagcagccgagttgtgtctaaaaaaatgttttgagtcatttaggaattatatatcagagagtttaggaattcttgttacttcctagtctcctcatcgctctggtaaggcatcctgacgtagagttttgactcttctcttctcaaatttcactaatttttttaggatcacgcgggtatcttggaatcgttccgatggttttatgacgagaacattgtcttggtgcctcctgtcagaggttttgtggaagtgtcccggggagttgagctctgaggtgttgtcgtcataattttatcgttgcagttctggaatacctgagtttagtacgccgacatcgaaaatctcttttatgcagttcgttggtgagataacctcgacgccacccagtactggggcgggagttcgggagtattgccataacttgtataacggatgctttttgaaggttgaggtagacgatttccgaaggtttcttggttatgtgttgaaggatggatacaactggatgtaggatttgctagttttgggtgagatattatgcttcccctgtatccccaacacctgattgcataatcggaaaggttcgggagtttcataagtgggaattcaagtagctcttaggatatctttccaacagatgtatgatatgaaattggggttcgacgtctagtggtccgcctattcacggtcggttttacagtggtctcgttgtgtcttaaagagtccttggctatgccgactcggggacgcttcatatgtcatgtgcactgccttgtacatgatggtgttgtatgatcgagcccgtgtaggccccaccatgaaaacttcggacgaaatctctatcatatgtttgttccggcttattctgcaagccaatcctttgtttttgttttgatttgtggtattcgagttgcttcgaagtcaaatgttgattccatacctttcccaagtggtgttctcatactccgatgtgaatactaatccgtcttgatcatcgagattgtgttGTCAacccttttcaaccggcgtgttttctctcaAAGTGGTTTcgaacatttcaacatccgcaagatccaatctcagctttctcaacggtgttcgttcatccatcctgtaagtgcatctagtgccacccctaggtggttttggagtattgacgacaaacctagttgagggactaatgtgtttatgagaattgcaggataacacaggtagaagtccctcattgattcggttttactaccagagatgacccctaaaaatgtatgaagacattgaagtcaaaggtggtacatgaagatattcacattgaagactatgacaagagaagacacgatatgaagcctatggagctcgaagacttagatctttcgtagttctttttcttttgtgttgagtcataggaaccaccgtactgttaagtggggtctaagagaaccagtcagaatgactgaagtgatgcctaaaccaaaaacctatgtcttcgagtgaagacaatgagagcgaatcttgtccagagtcggacaagtcagctttgcttgtagcccaagtaaagttgccatgtgagtttgaaatctgaccgttggaacacgtgtcagttccttagtgacccagggtcatttcggacaaatcaggtcgggttgccaagtggctataaatagcccaccccctacaaccatcaacggttggctgctcagattgagagtacggcttttgtcgtttgagagcaacccacctcgaagcctttgagagagagaattccttgcgaggataaagccctaaccaccagagccagagagaattgggcatcacttaagtcttcctgtctgtgtgatctgaagacttattacacttgaggactgtgcatccccagacggttaggcgtcgcattcagagcatccaagagacattgtggattgccagtgaacaaagtctgtgaaggtttgggagtctaccttgaagacttaccagagtgattgggcgaggactatgtgaccttagctcaaggagaatacggtgaggacttggtgtcctgagctgcgtgttcaggactgggtgtccgggactgtgtgtcctaaggtttaaatacctagcctctccaaccagacgtacagttgtcacaacaactggaactggtccaacacatcattgtcttcatcgagtcactggtttcatcttcacttccttttacttactgatcactcattgtgaagtcattgcatgtctgttctatcttttgtcttcacaacgtgagtgtatgatctgtttggcttcatagtatcttcctacctgatccttatcacactacagctatttgtcactgtgctttcactctgttgatacttgaccatggctttcctagtgtagtctaacttccgctgcatagtaataggcatatctccactgtttgtcttcataactcccacattttgaagactttcataaaaatcgcctattcacccaacgcactttcaattggtatcagagcctggtgctcccttgttctgtgtgattcggtttaaccacctggagttttagctatgtcgattgtagggataattaaagtctctgctgcgtgccccgtcttcgatggaactgaatatccctactggaagaataagatgcgtatgcatcttgaagccattgacgtcgacctatggtatgtcgtcgagaacggcgttcccaaggctggagaaggtatCACTGCTGCtaatgtcaagaaattcgttcaactggactctactgccaagaacatcatctgtggtcatctgaccaaaggacagtatggtcgtgtgagtgccttgaagacatccaagctggtctgggactggctctccaaggtcaatgaaggcatctcaacccagagagatcaaagaatcagtgtccttcacaatctcttcaaccgcttcaagtgaaatgacaatgagaatgtccagcacacatttgagcgactcactgacatcacaaatgagcttcaagccctcggcgccactgagattaccaaacacgaagtcatcaagacgctgctgagatcacttgatagttcgtttgacatcctggccctgatgatccaagaacgtcctgatttcaagacactcgatccgtctgacatacttgagaggctcaatacacatgagtttcagctttcggagaaaagagatatctacggtccaaactatgggcgaactcgttccttgaaggcaaaagttgttccctcatctgaagaagaatctgacagcagttctgatgatcctgaagacattggaagggaacttgcaatgttagtgaagaagttccaaaaattcaccaagaagaaaggcttcagaaagtcttcacgatcaagctcaaggaataatgaagcttctgctcatgactacaagaagaaaacatgccacaagtgcaggaaaactggacacttcatctctgagtgtccacagtgggacaatgagaacagaaagaagaagaagagcaaggaatatgactctgacgacaagaagaagaagaaatacacaaagtcttcttccaagtcttcctcaaagtcttcatcacacaagaagagctcatctggcaaggcacgtgcgtttgttggcaaggaaatggattcagaggaggagtccgcttctgaggaggcagaggtcgagtctgaggaggagtctgattctggcattgcaagtctggctacaacatacgtcgccaagtccatcttcaacactgaagacaatgacttcatcaccaacactgatgcaaatgacaaggactactccactcctacctactgcttcatggcacgcggtgccaaggtaaacaaacgcactagttactatcaaacatctagtgacgatgactctaattgtgattcgaaacccagttacaaaacactcactaaaattgcaactgaacaacagaaagccatggaacatattcaaaaactgttagacagaagcgatgatctgttgggtgctgaaatgactcgatctgaatccttaattgaagacataaaaaatcttcacgttaagtatcaggaacttgaagatcgtcaagatactctctcaacaactcatgaaaagctttcctatgattatcttcaaaggaagcaagaacttgagaaattgagagcggctcatgaagatcttcaaaaggaaaacgagtcacttcgcgtcgaacagatcagttccgctcaggaaggatttgaaccaccatgtcttaaatgcattgagcgtgataatgctacttctgttgctaaatgttccactgctactgctgttgcaatatcttcaactgttgatgtggtaactaacccctctgttgaggataccactgctattgctgatgagaatgctaggttgaagacattgcttgaaacagggatgtacaaaagcc encodes the following:
- the LOC123107152 gene encoding ethylene-responsive transcription factor ERF109, translated to MATANQDCAATLHDHRGGTAATGLHGRTISSEQEHGIIVAALRHVVSGYTTAPPEVVVAVACGRCGIDGCLGCDFFGAAEPEAAAAAVPAGGVQRKRRRKKNVYRGVRQRPWGKWAAEIRDPRRAVRKWLGTFDTAEEAARAYDLAALEFRGPRARLNFPCSDGPLREHGSGNGGDGDAGAAPQNETLATPSPCSTDAGQRTPGEWQLGAGGAGDQLWKGLQDLMTIDGEDPWFAPFSSPA